The following nucleotide sequence is from Oikeobacillus pervagus.
CATATGTTCATGATAAGAAAAATATGACCATGAGGTGAAAAGTGCGATTATGAAAACATTTATTGAAAAATATAAAATGATTTTAGGGGGTGGTTGCCTCATTTTTGGTTTTATCCTCTTTCAATATTTCCAAAGCACAAACATCGAGGGTACTAATATACAAGAAACTAGCCTTTCCTTAGAGGAACCTTCCATGCCTCCATCACCGGGAAGAGAAGAACAAGAAGAAAAAAATGTTCCGAAACTGGTGATGGTGGATGTGAAAGGGGCTGTAGTAAAACCTGGTATGTACCAAGGGAGTCGTGATGAAAGGGTCTATGATATTATACAAAAGGCTGGGGGATTTGTAGAAGATGCGGATGAATCGAAAGTTAATTTTGCACAGAAATTACAAGACGAAATGATTGTGTATGTGCCAAAAGTTGGGGAAGAGATTCAAGGTATATCTAGCCCGGCTACGACAACCTCTCCAAGTATGAATGGTAATAGCGAGCAAGCTTTAATCAATATTAACACAGCAACTTCAGATGAATTGCAAAAGCTTCCTGGAATTGGTGAAACTCGAGCTCAAACGATTATTGAATATCGGGAAACAAACGGGCCATTTCAAAAAATTGAGGATCTGAAAAATATTTCAGGAATAGGGGAAAAAACTTTTGAGAAACTGCAAGATCAAATAAGTATTTGACGAAATAAAAAAAATCCGGATAAACTGGTAGTAGGAGAACGTTTAAAAAGGAGACTGTATTGTGAATAGAATTTCTTGGAATCAGTATTTTATGGCTCAAAGTCATTTACTTGCATTAAGAAGCACATGTACTAGATTAACAGTTGGAGCAACTATTGTAAGGGATAAACGAATAATCGCAGGGGGATATAACGGATCTATTGCCGGAGATGTTCATTGTGTGGATGAAGGGTGCTATGTAATTGATAATCATTGTGTTCGCACGATTCATGCGGAGATGAATGCCTTGTTACAATGTGCAAAATTCGGGGTCCCGACTGAAGGTGCTGAAATCTATGTCACCCATTTCCCGTGTTTACAATGCACGAAAGCACTCATACAAGCGGGGATTAAAACGGTGTACTACGCGAAAGACTATAAAAATAATCCTTACGCCGTCGATCTGTTTGAAAAAGCAGGGGTGAAAGTAGAAAAAGTCCCACTAGAGTTACCATTGAATGAACTACTATTGTCGGAGTCATAATTCATTCATTTCATCCTATTTGAAAAAACCGAATGAAAGGTGTATACATGAAAGGAAAAATCGTTTATTTTGCTGTTTTTGCTCTTTATGGGTATGTATGGGCACTTCCAAGTAATAGGGGTGTCCTGCTTGTTTTCTCTTTTCTCATTCTTTATCTGCTCTTCAAACTACCCAAACCATTTCTTTCTCTTTCCATCCTCATTTTTTTCCTGTTTTATTTTTACGGAAATTATAAAGAATCCCAACAAATTTCCCTTTATTCTGGGGAGGAATCAAGATTTCAACTTACGATTTCACCTGATATGACAGTAGATGGTGATTTATTAAAAGCAACAGTAAAAACAGATCGGCAGGAAAAGTTGAAACTATATTATCGAATCCCATCCGAACAAAATAAGGAACAAATAGAAAAATTCCTTCCACATAACCGATCCTGTCTTATCCAAGGTACACTTAAAAAGCCAAATGGGATCAGAAATGAAAATGGATTTCAGTTTGAGAAATTTCTAAACCAGCAGCAAATTTTTTGGATCCTTGAACCTCAATTTATTTCCCTATCTTCCTGCAAGCCTGCCCCTCGAAGCATTCTCTCAACATTATTTGAATGGAGACATTCTATGACCGAGATCATTAAGGAAGACTATCCTGATGAATTAAAGGGGATTGCGGCGGCCTTGCTATTTGGGGATCGCTCTTTAGCTGAAGATGAGTTATTGACAGCTTACCAACGACTAGGAATTATTCATTTACTAGCGATTTCAGGATTGCATGTCGGACTGATTTCAGGGGCATTGTTTTATATTCTAATTAGAATGGGAATCACAAAAGAATATGCAAACATCATCCTCCTCATTTTTCTTCCGATTTATGCGATTGTAGCTGGGGGATCTCCACCAGTTATTCGTGCAACATTGATGACGATCGTTGTCCTACTCTCGTTGCAAAGGCCAGAGAAATGGACACCATTGGATGCTCTTAGCTGTAGTTTGCTGATTGTTTTGATCCTACAGCCTTATTTAATCTATCATGTTGGTTTTCAACTTTCTTATGCGGTTAGTTTCTCTTTAATCCTATCTTCCACCCGAATCATTCCAATATTTCAAACCCTTTTTAGTAAAATGTTTGCCATCACCGTTATCTCCCAAACCGCGAGTATCCCGATCATGCTCTTTCATTTTTTTGAAATCTCCTTTTTATCCCTTATTACAAATTTGTTTTTCGTGCCGTTTTATGCGTTTATTGTTCTTCCTTTCATACTAGGGACGTTTTTACTCCAATTTTTTCTTCCAGGTATAATGTCTTTGCTCCCTGTTTTTATGGTCATTGTTCAACCTATTCATGAAGTGGCCATTCGATTATCCCAATGGAAATATGCCACGATCATCACAGGAATACCAAATGATCTATTACTCGCTCTTTATATTATGGCAACCATCTGTGCTTTTATTATATGGGAGAAGAAGAGAGGTCTGATCTACGGTAGCTTCGTGGTGGTCTTGACCATCGTTTTTCATTTATTTCTTCCATTTTGCCATCCACAAGGCGAGGTCAACTTTATTGATATTGGGCAAGGGGACTCGATATTGGTTCGTCTACCATATTCTAAAGGGACCTATTTAATTGACACGGGAGGAGTGTTGCCATTTAAAAAAGAGCATTGGAAGGAACGACAGCAATCGTTTTCGATTGGTGAGGATGTTTTGATTCCTTATTTTAAAAGTAAGGGAATCACTCAAATTGATAAGCTTATTTTAACCCATAGTGATTATGATCATATTGGCGCCTCTATTGAAATAATGGAACATCTAAAAATAAAGGAAATCATCATTAGCCCAGGATCGGAAGCAAAAGCTGTAATGAAGAATATCATCCATCAAGCCCAAAGAAGAGAAATACCTGTACAATATGGAATCGCCGGTCAATCATGGACAGTTCAAGGGGCTTTCTTTTCTTTCCTCCATCCTGCTGATACTCGATATGAAGGAAATGATGATTCGCTCGTATTGTATATGGAGCTAGGAGGAAAAACCTGGTTATTAACGGGCGATTTGGAAAAAGAAGGGGAAGAAGACTTGGTGAAAAGATATCATGTGAATGTAGATATTTTAAAGGTCGGTCATCATGGGAGTCGGACGTCAACAACTGAACCATTTTTAGATATGCTTTCACCTTCCTACGCGATTATATCTGTTGGTAAAGGGAATCGATATGGACATCCACATCGTGAGGTAATGGAGTCATTAAAAAAAAGGAGGGTGAAAATGTTACGGACGGATGAACATGGCGAAATATCTTATAAATTTTACGGGCAAAAAGGAACGTTTTTCATACAAAGCCCATAGCATATAGTACAAAGAATCACAGCTGCAGAAAAAAGAAAGAAGTTCGCCTAAAAAGACGAACTTCTTACTTAGTTTATTATCCCATAAGTTTGATAGCTGTAGCAATAATAAACAATGTAGCAAAAAAACCAAATGAAACAATGAATCCAACTGCTGAATCAACTGCATCATTACGTTTTGATTGGACGTTTTTTTCAAATTCGTTCACAACTACCCCTCCTATTTCTTTTTTAGTATAGACGATACGATTTAAAAAATCTATAGTTGATGCTATAAAAAGCTCAATCTTCCAACAGTAAAGAAAAATATGTTGATGAATCTTCACAAATGATGTTGACATATCCCCTTTTCCACAAATGACAAGAGTTAACACCTATAATTTGTTTCCGATTGTTGAAAATATAATCAAGAACCTCTCCTTTTCCTCATTTTTAGAAAGGGATCATTTTTCCCTCTTGTATTAAAGGTAGTACCGTTGGTTTAAA
It contains:
- a CDS encoding YqzM family protein, which codes for MNEFEKNVQSKRNDAVDSAVGFIVSFGFFATLFIIATAIKLMG
- a CDS encoding ComE operon protein 2; amino-acid sequence: MNRISWNQYFMAQSHLLALRSTCTRLTVGATIVRDKRIIAGGYNGSIAGDVHCVDEGCYVIDNHCVRTIHAEMNALLQCAKFGVPTEGAEIYVTHFPCLQCTKALIQAGIKTVYYAKDYKNNPYAVDLFEKAGVKVEKVPLELPLNELLLSES
- a CDS encoding helix-hairpin-helix domain-containing protein, whose translation is MKTFIEKYKMILGGGCLIFGFILFQYFQSTNIEGTNIQETSLSLEEPSMPPSPGREEQEEKNVPKLVMVDVKGAVVKPGMYQGSRDERVYDIIQKAGGFVEDADESKVNFAQKLQDEMIVYVPKVGEEIQGISSPATTTSPSMNGNSEQALININTATSDELQKLPGIGETRAQTIIEYRETNGPFQKIEDLKNISGIGEKTFEKLQDQISI
- a CDS encoding DNA internalization-related competence protein ComEC/Rec2 yields the protein MKGKIVYFAVFALYGYVWALPSNRGVLLVFSFLILYLLFKLPKPFLSLSILIFFLFYFYGNYKESQQISLYSGEESRFQLTISPDMTVDGDLLKATVKTDRQEKLKLYYRIPSEQNKEQIEKFLPHNRSCLIQGTLKKPNGIRNENGFQFEKFLNQQQIFWILEPQFISLSSCKPAPRSILSTLFEWRHSMTEIIKEDYPDELKGIAAALLFGDRSLAEDELLTAYQRLGIIHLLAISGLHVGLISGALFYILIRMGITKEYANIILLIFLPIYAIVAGGSPPVIRATLMTIVVLLSLQRPEKWTPLDALSCSLLIVLILQPYLIYHVGFQLSYAVSFSLILSSTRIIPIFQTLFSKMFAITVISQTASIPIMLFHFFEISFLSLITNLFFVPFYAFIVLPFILGTFLLQFFLPGIMSLLPVFMVIVQPIHEVAIRLSQWKYATIITGIPNDLLLALYIMATICAFIIWEKKRGLIYGSFVVVLTIVFHLFLPFCHPQGEVNFIDIGQGDSILVRLPYSKGTYLIDTGGVLPFKKEHWKERQQSFSIGEDVLIPYFKSKGITQIDKLILTHSDYDHIGASIEIMEHLKIKEIIISPGSEAKAVMKNIIHQAQRREIPVQYGIAGQSWTVQGAFFSFLHPADTRYEGNDDSLVLYMELGGKTWLLTGDLEKEGEEDLVKRYHVNVDILKVGHHGSRTSTTEPFLDMLSPSYAIISVGKGNRYGHPHREVMESLKKRRVKMLRTDEHGEISYKFYGQKGTFFIQSP